The following coding sequences are from one Streptomyces sp. NBC_01294 window:
- a CDS encoding alpha/beta fold hydrolase, producing the protein MRSSPVSVHECPGCTWAAERSEGGGVSENWRKAGWAGAAIGVIAAGAAAGVAVERITVGRGMRREARLALDAAGDYGSLRGTEGTCRAEDATELYYEVDELPEDGKRRRLRRKAEPQATVVFCHGYCLGQDSWHFQRAALRGVVRAVYWDQRSHGRSARGLAHADGEPLSIEQLGRDLKTVIDATAPEGPLILVGHSMGGMTIMAFAEQFPDLVRDRVVGVVLVGTSSGRLGEVTYGLPAAGVGAVRRILPGVLKALGSQVELVEKGRRATADLFAGMIKMYSFGSRDVDPGVARFAERLIEATPIDVVAEFYPAFQIHDKTAALQLFADLPVTVIAGDKDMITPPEHSVAIKEALPGADLVVLESTGHLMMLERPETVTRLLTELLARTGAVPAATNVGVHGRSTAGSTAQPGTGT; encoded by the coding sequence ATGAGATCGTCACCCGTATCGGTGCACGAGTGCCCCGGGTGTACCTGGGCGGCTGAGCGGAGTGAGGGCGGCGGCGTGAGCGAGAACTGGCGCAAGGCCGGCTGGGCCGGAGCCGCCATCGGCGTGATAGCCGCGGGCGCGGCGGCCGGTGTCGCGGTGGAACGGATCACCGTCGGGCGCGGCATGCGGCGCGAGGCGCGGCTGGCCCTCGACGCCGCCGGGGACTACGGGTCCCTGCGCGGGACCGAGGGGACCTGCCGGGCCGAGGACGCCACCGAGCTCTACTACGAGGTCGACGAGCTGCCCGAGGACGGCAAGCGGCGGCGCCTGCGGCGCAAGGCCGAACCCCAGGCGACCGTCGTCTTCTGCCACGGCTACTGCCTCGGCCAGGACTCCTGGCACTTCCAGCGCGCCGCCCTGCGCGGAGTGGTCCGCGCCGTCTACTGGGACCAGCGCAGCCACGGCCGCAGCGCGCGCGGCCTCGCCCACGCGGACGGCGAGCCGCTGAGCATCGAGCAGCTCGGCCGCGACCTGAAGACCGTCATCGACGCCACCGCTCCCGAGGGCCCGCTGATCCTGGTGGGTCACTCGATGGGCGGTATGACCATCATGGCGTTCGCCGAGCAGTTCCCCGACCTCGTGCGCGACCGCGTGGTCGGTGTGGTCCTGGTCGGCACCTCCAGCGGCCGCCTCGGCGAGGTGACGTACGGGCTCCCCGCCGCCGGCGTGGGCGCCGTGCGGCGCATCCTGCCCGGCGTCCTCAAGGCGCTCGGCTCCCAGGTGGAGCTGGTGGAGAAGGGCCGCCGGGCCACCGCGGACCTGTTCGCCGGCATGATCAAGATGTACTCGTTCGGCTCCCGGGACGTGGATCCGGGCGTCGCGCGCTTCGCGGAGCGGCTCATCGAGGCCACCCCGATCGACGTGGTCGCCGAGTTCTACCCGGCCTTCCAGATCCACGACAAGACCGCTGCGCTCCAGCTCTTCGCGGACCTCCCGGTCACCGTCATCGCCGGGGACAAGGACATGATCACCCCGCCCGAGCACAGCGTCGCCATCAAGGAGGCGCTGCCCGGCGCCGACCTCGTGGTCCTGGAGTCCACCGGGCACCTCATGATGCTGGAGCGCCCGGAGACGGTGACCCGGCTGCTCACCGAGCTGCTGGCACGCACCGGCGCGGTCCCCGCAGCGACTAACGTTGGCGTGCATGGAAGAAGTACCGCTGGAAGCACAGCGCAGCCAGGCACCGGCACCTGA
- a CDS encoding GntR family transcriptional regulator, producing the protein MTSQGSTRQPKYQRIADELRTAIQAGEYGPGDRLPGENDLMATYEVARMTARQALGVLQNEGLAEARKGAGVFVRAFRPLRRRGIQRLAHEQWGSGRSIWSADSEDRELVVDQIEVREEETNSRISDALGIPAGTQVWARSRRFVLDGKPVLVATSYLPADVVGDSAITQADTGPGGTYARLAELGHAPLHFREEIRSRMPSAGEAERLALSMGTPVIQIVRTAFAEGGRAVEVNEMTLDSASYVLEYDFDA; encoded by the coding sequence ATGACCAGCCAGGGCAGCACCCGCCAGCCGAAGTACCAGCGGATCGCTGACGAGCTGAGGACGGCTATCCAGGCGGGCGAATACGGCCCGGGCGACCGTCTGCCGGGCGAGAACGACCTCATGGCCACGTACGAGGTCGCCCGGATGACCGCACGTCAGGCCCTCGGCGTGCTGCAGAACGAAGGCCTCGCGGAGGCGCGGAAGGGTGCCGGCGTCTTCGTCCGGGCGTTCAGGCCCTTGCGTCGGCGCGGAATCCAGCGACTCGCGCACGAGCAGTGGGGATCGGGCCGCTCCATCTGGTCTGCAGATTCCGAGGATCGAGAGCTGGTCGTCGATCAGATCGAAGTGCGGGAAGAAGAAACGAACAGCCGCATCTCCGACGCCCTTGGTATTCCCGCAGGGACTCAGGTGTGGGCACGCAGCCGCCGCTTCGTGCTTGATGGCAAACCCGTGCTCGTCGCGACGTCGTACCTGCCGGCGGACGTCGTTGGGGACTCTGCCATCACCCAGGCCGACACCGGACCCGGCGGGACGTACGCGCGCCTGGCCGAGCTGGGGCATGCGCCCCTTCACTTCCGAGAGGAAATCCGGTCCCGGATGCCTTCAGCCGGAGAGGCCGAGCGGCTGGCGCTCTCCATGGGCACGCCTGTCATCCAGATCGTCCGTACCGCGTTCGCCGAGGGCGGGCGGGCCGTTGAGGTCAACGAGATGACGCTGGACTCCGCTTCCTACGTGCTGGAGTACGACTTCGACGCCTAG
- the alr gene encoding alanine racemase, producing the protein MNETPTRVYAEIDLDAVRENVRALRERAPRAELMAVVKADAYGHGALACAKAAQEAGATWLGTATPDEALALRAAGVEGRILCWLWTPGGPWQEAVEADLDVSVSGLWALDEVRKAAGAAGRTARIQLKADTGLGRNGCQPADWEALVAAAVAAQAEGTVRVTGVWSHFACADEPGHPSIQLQLAAFRDMLAHAEKEGVEPEVRHMANSPATLTLPESHFDLVRPGLALYGVSPAPELGTPAELGLRPAMTLKASLALVKTVPAGHGVSYGHHYVTDAETTLALIPAGYADGIPRHASGRGPVLVGGKVRHVAGRVAMDQFVVDLDGDHARVGDEAVIFGDAERGEPTAEDWARAADTIAYEIVTRIGARVPRVYLGG; encoded by the coding sequence ATGAACGAGACACCGACGCGCGTGTACGCCGAGATCGATCTTGACGCCGTACGCGAGAACGTGCGCGCACTGCGCGAGCGGGCACCCCGGGCCGAGTTGATGGCCGTGGTCAAGGCGGATGCCTACGGGCACGGAGCCCTGGCCTGCGCCAAGGCCGCCCAGGAGGCCGGCGCCACCTGGCTCGGCACCGCCACGCCCGACGAGGCCCTCGCCCTGCGCGCCGCAGGGGTCGAAGGCCGGATCCTGTGCTGGCTCTGGACCCCCGGCGGGCCCTGGCAGGAGGCCGTCGAGGCCGATCTGGACGTCTCCGTCAGCGGACTGTGGGCCCTCGACGAGGTCCGCAAGGCCGCCGGCGCGGCCGGCCGCACCGCGCGCATCCAGCTCAAGGCCGACACCGGCCTCGGCCGCAACGGCTGCCAGCCCGCCGACTGGGAGGCCCTGGTCGCCGCGGCCGTCGCCGCCCAGGCCGAGGGGACCGTCCGGGTCACCGGCGTCTGGTCGCACTTCGCCTGCGCCGACGAGCCCGGGCACCCCTCCATCCAGCTCCAGCTCGCCGCCTTCCGCGACATGCTCGCGCACGCCGAGAAGGAGGGCGTCGAGCCCGAGGTCCGGCACATGGCCAACTCGCCGGCCACCCTCACCCTCCCCGAGTCCCACTTCGACCTGGTGCGCCCCGGGCTGGCCCTCTACGGCGTCTCGCCCGCGCCCGAGCTCGGCACCCCGGCCGAGCTGGGCCTGCGGCCCGCCATGACCCTCAAGGCCTCCCTCGCGCTGGTCAAGACCGTCCCCGCCGGGCACGGGGTGAGCTACGGCCACCACTACGTCACCGACGCCGAGACGACCCTCGCCCTGATCCCGGCCGGCTACGCCGACGGCATCCCGCGGCACGCCTCCGGGCGCGGGCCCGTGCTCGTCGGCGGCAAGGTCCGCCACGTCGCCGGGCGCGTCGCCATGGACCAGTTCGTGGTCGACTTGGACGGAGACCACGCCCGCGTCGGTGACGAAGCCGTCATCTTCGGGGACGCGGAACGCGGTGAACCCACCGCCGAGGACTGGGCCCGAGCGGCGGACACGATCGCGTATGAGATCGTCACCCGTATCGGTGCACGAGTGCCCCGGGTGTACCTGGGCGGCTGA
- the tsaE gene encoding tRNA (adenosine(37)-N6)-threonylcarbamoyltransferase complex ATPase subunit type 1 TsaE codes for MEEVPLEAQRSQAPAPEAETGAETRITIDSPDAMQELGRRIAALLRPGDLVLLTGELGAGKTTLTRGLGEGLGVRGAVTSPTFVIARVHPSLTGGPALVHVDAYRLGGGLDEMEDLDLDVSLPESVVVVEWGDGKVEELADDRLHVVIARAVGHEEVLDDVREVSVRGVGARWGAGAGLDALAGALSE; via the coding sequence ATGGAAGAAGTACCGCTGGAAGCACAGCGCAGCCAGGCACCGGCACCTGAGGCCGAGACCGGCGCGGAGACCCGGATCACCATCGATTCCCCGGACGCGATGCAGGAGTTGGGCCGCAGGATCGCCGCTCTGCTGCGCCCCGGCGACCTCGTCCTGCTGACCGGCGAGCTGGGCGCGGGCAAGACGACGCTGACCCGCGGCCTGGGCGAGGGCCTGGGCGTGCGCGGGGCCGTGACCTCGCCGACCTTCGTGATCGCCCGCGTACACCCCTCGCTGACCGGCGGGCCGGCGCTGGTGCACGTGGACGCGTACCGCCTGGGCGGCGGGCTGGACGAGATGGAGGACCTGGACCTCGACGTCTCGCTGCCCGAGTCCGTGGTCGTCGTGGAGTGGGGCGACGGCAAGGTGGAGGAGCTCGCCGACGACCGGCTGCACGTGGTGATCGCGCGGGCGGTCGGCCACGAGGAGGTCCTGGACGACGTCCGTGAGGTGTCCGTGCGCGGGGTCGGGGCGCGCTGGGGCGCCGGGGCCGGGCTGGACGCCCTCGCAGGCGCGCTCTCGGAGTAA
- the tsaB gene encoding tRNA (adenosine(37)-N6)-threonylcarbamoyltransferase complex dimerization subunit type 1 TsaB, producing MLLLAVDTATPAVTVALHDGESVVAESNQVDARRHGELLLPSVDQVLAEAGLKLEAVTGIVVGVGPGPYTGLRVGLVTASTFAAVLGVPVHGLCTLDGLAYAAGAAGIEGPFTVATDARRKEVYWARYEDPRTRVGEPAVDRPADIAEQVAGLPAVGQGALLYPEVFPDARGPVHQSAAALASLAAERLAAGLEFLPPTPLYLRRPDAQVPKNYKVVTPQ from the coding sequence GTGCTCTTGCTCGCTGTAGATACCGCCACGCCCGCCGTCACCGTCGCCCTGCACGACGGCGAGTCCGTCGTCGCCGAGTCGAACCAGGTCGACGCCCGCCGCCACGGGGAGCTCCTGCTGCCCTCAGTGGACCAGGTCCTCGCCGAGGCCGGGCTGAAGCTCGAAGCCGTCACCGGCATCGTCGTCGGGGTCGGCCCCGGCCCCTACACCGGGCTGCGCGTCGGCCTCGTCACCGCCTCCACCTTCGCCGCCGTGCTGGGCGTGCCCGTGCACGGCCTGTGCACCCTCGACGGCCTCGCGTACGCCGCGGGGGCCGCCGGGATCGAGGGCCCCTTCACCGTCGCCACCGACGCACGGCGCAAGGAGGTCTACTGGGCGCGCTACGAGGACCCGCGCACGCGCGTCGGCGAGCCCGCCGTGGACCGCCCCGCCGACATCGCCGAGCAGGTCGCCGGGCTGCCCGCCGTGGGCCAGGGCGCGCTCCTGTACCCCGAGGTGTTCCCGGACGCCCGGGGCCCCGTGCACCAGTCCGCCGCCGCGCTGGCCTCGCTGGCCGCGGAACGACTGGCGGCCGGCCTGGAGTTCCTGCCTCCGACCCCGCTCTACCTGCGCAGGCCCGACGCGCAGGTGCCCAAGAACTACAAGGTGGTCACCCCGCAGTGA
- a CDS encoding polysaccharide deacetylase family protein, with protein MQLVRQKEHRSQQGHRYAAGPRGRFGVAVAALLVASLGTACGSGESARPDKAEKAKAAKAAEAGAAGALSAAEKAKTAQQARIAAAKKWRLLKPPLTAPAAPKEKPEIETRDGFEVYDHEEDELPPVFTTIPTEDKVVFLTVDDGSEKDPEFLRMMQELKIPYTAFLSDYLVRDNYPYFKQMQAAGVTLNNHTLNHRYMPGLSYEKQREEICGQQDTIQKQFGKRPTLFRPPYGNYNHDTLRAAKSCGIKAVPLWNAEAFTNRMDYREWDRDLHPGDIILTHFRGKEDWKGTMPDMIRQVMKTVTDKGYAVARLEDYL; from the coding sequence ATGCAGCTAGTAAGACAAAAGGAACATCGCTCGCAACAGGGTCACCGGTACGCGGCGGGTCCGCGCGGCCGGTTCGGGGTGGCGGTGGCAGCCCTGCTCGTCGCATCCCTCGGAACGGCGTGTGGCTCCGGGGAGTCCGCGCGACCGGACAAGGCCGAGAAGGCGAAGGCCGCCAAGGCCGCGGAGGCCGGGGCGGCGGGTGCGCTCAGCGCTGCGGAGAAGGCCAAGACGGCCCAGCAGGCGCGCATCGCGGCGGCGAAGAAGTGGCGGCTGCTCAAGCCGCCGCTCACCGCCCCGGCGGCGCCGAAGGAGAAGCCCGAGATCGAGACGCGCGACGGCTTCGAGGTGTACGACCACGAAGAGGACGAGCTGCCCCCGGTCTTCACCACCATCCCGACCGAGGACAAGGTCGTCTTCCTGACGGTCGACGACGGCTCGGAGAAGGACCCCGAGTTCCTGCGGATGATGCAGGAGCTGAAGATCCCGTACACGGCCTTCCTCAGCGACTACCTCGTGCGGGACAACTACCCGTACTTCAAGCAGATGCAGGCCGCGGGCGTCACCCTGAACAACCACACGCTCAACCACCGCTACATGCCGGGCCTGTCGTACGAGAAGCAGCGTGAGGAGATCTGCGGCCAGCAGGACACGATCCAGAAGCAGTTCGGCAAGCGGCCGACGCTCTTCCGGCCGCCGTACGGCAACTACAACCACGACACGCTGCGCGCGGCGAAGTCCTGCGGCATCAAGGCGGTTCCGCTGTGGAACGCCGAGGCGTTCACGAACCGGATGGACTACCGAGAGTGGGACCGCGACCTGCACCCCGGTGACATCATCCTCACGCACTTCCGGGGCAAGGAAGACTGGAAGGGCACGATGCCTGACATGATCCGTCAGGTCATGAAGACCGTCACGGACAAGGGATATGCCGTGGCTCGCCTGGAGGACTATCTGTGA
- the rimI gene encoding ribosomal protein S18-alanine N-acetyltransferase has translation MRWWDIGPVLELEHELFPEDAWSAGMFWSELAHARGPQATRRYIVAEDASGRLVGYAGLAAAGDLADVQTIAAARDQWGTGLGARLLTDLLRAATAFECAEVLLEVRVDNTRAQKLYERFGFEPIGFRRGYYQPGNVDALVMRLTDPAQARTESSESNG, from the coding sequence ATGCGCTGGTGGGACATCGGGCCCGTGCTGGAACTGGAACACGAGCTGTTCCCCGAGGACGCCTGGTCCGCCGGGATGTTCTGGTCCGAACTGGCCCACGCCCGCGGCCCGCAGGCCACGCGCCGCTACATCGTGGCCGAGGACGCCTCGGGCCGGCTGGTGGGCTACGCCGGGCTGGCCGCCGCCGGCGACCTGGCCGACGTACAGACCATCGCGGCCGCCCGCGACCAGTGGGGGACCGGGCTCGGCGCCCGGCTCCTGACCGACCTGCTGCGCGCCGCCACCGCGTTCGAGTGCGCCGAGGTGCTGCTGGAGGTGCGCGTGGACAACACGCGCGCCCAGAAGCTCTACGAGCGCTTCGGCTTCGAGCCCATCGGCTTCCGGCGCGGCTACTACCAGCCGGGCAACGTCGACGCGCTCGTCATGCGACTGACCGACCCCGCACAAGCACGAACTGAGAGCAGTGAGAGCAATGGCTGA
- a CDS encoding THUMP-like domain-containing protein, whose translation MTPEDFAALLTPEGLALLDSLRDYDPAQELAVATRLRREHPAGLVSAALGQARLRQRAVAKFGAEDAFRMFFTPGGGEMATRASVASYRAERLAALGVRSLADLCCGIGGDALALARLGIRVLAVDHDPLTVAVARANAEVLGLADLIEVREADVTEVDTSGYDAVFIDPARRGGRGRIFDPESYSPPLSWAVETARTAKYAAIKIAPGIPHEAVPEEAEAEWISDHGDVKEAVLWFGTAPGTVRATLLPGPRGLHTTDPLPDPQAGPVGRWLYEPDGAVIRAHLVAEVAEQLDGRLIDPTIAYITADELRATPYATAYEITDVLPFGLKKLKALLRERGVGILTVKKRGSAIEPEELRRKVKPQGPNSATVFLTRVAGAPSMLIGSPAAAPAATPGR comes from the coding sequence GTGACCCCCGAAGACTTCGCCGCCCTCCTCACCCCCGAGGGCCTCGCCCTCCTCGACTCGCTCCGCGACTACGACCCCGCCCAGGAGCTGGCCGTCGCCACCCGGCTGCGCCGCGAGCACCCCGCCGGGCTGGTCTCCGCCGCGCTCGGGCAGGCCCGGCTGCGGCAGCGCGCGGTGGCGAAGTTCGGCGCGGAGGACGCCTTCCGGATGTTCTTCACGCCCGGCGGCGGCGAGATGGCCACCCGCGCGTCCGTGGCCTCGTACCGGGCCGAGCGGCTCGCGGCCCTCGGCGTACGGAGCCTCGCCGACCTGTGCTGCGGCATCGGCGGCGACGCCCTCGCCCTGGCCCGGCTCGGCATCCGGGTGCTCGCTGTGGACCACGACCCGCTGACGGTCGCCGTCGCGCGGGCCAACGCCGAGGTACTGGGGCTGGCGGACCTGATCGAGGTCCGGGAGGCCGACGTGACGGAGGTGGACACCTCCGGCTACGACGCCGTCTTCATCGACCCGGCCCGCCGCGGCGGGCGCGGCCGGATCTTCGACCCGGAGTCCTACTCGCCGCCGCTGTCGTGGGCCGTGGAGACGGCCCGTACGGCGAAGTACGCGGCCATCAAGATCGCCCCCGGGATCCCGCACGAGGCCGTGCCCGAGGAGGCCGAGGCGGAGTGGATCTCCGACCATGGTGACGTCAAGGAGGCCGTGCTGTGGTTCGGGACCGCCCCCGGGACCGTGCGCGCCACCCTGCTCCCCGGCCCGCGCGGGCTGCACACCACCGATCCGCTGCCCGATCCGCAGGCCGGGCCGGTCGGCCGCTGGCTCTACGAGCCCGACGGCGCCGTCATCCGCGCCCACCTCGTCGCCGAGGTCGCCGAGCAGCTGGACGGCCGGCTCATCGACCCGACCATCGCCTACATCACCGCCGACGAGCTGCGCGCGACGCCGTACGCGACCGCGTACGAGATCACCGACGTGCTGCCGTTCGGCCTGAAGAAGCTGAAGGCACTGCTGCGCGAGCGCGGGGTCGGCATCCTGACCGTGAAGAAGCGCGGCTCGGCGATCGAGCCGGAGGAACTGCGCAGGAAGGTCAAGCCGCAGGGGCCGAACTCCGCGACCGTCTTCCTGACCCGGGTGGCGGGCGCCCCCTCGATGCTGATCGGCTCCCCGGCGGCAGCGCCTGCGGCGACGCCCGGCCGGTGA
- a CDS encoding polysaccharide deacetylase family protein, which translates to MKHARRLVAGTLAAGALALSLTGCGDSVDPIERLGRKTTQDLQGAEGAQGAEGSDASKGPKDSKDSKDSKDPKGAGPASPAGTASPPGSPSDAAYKKWGLTAPVAYAPKPAQKPQIPKAGPGKVPVIDRIPVPAGEKVVFLTFDDGAEKDPEFLKMAADLKLPISMFLTDNVASSDYGHFEKLRDNGSASTINNHTLTHPNLRTLSFEGQKKEICGQQDRLEKRFGQRPPFFRPPFGNYNDDTLRAASECGVSSLLLWRVSMQINNFQYAEGSALRPGDIILAHFRGPGELKGATETQMTTRMLQRIHEQGYSIGRLEDYL; encoded by the coding sequence GTGAAGCACGCGCGCCGGTTGGTAGCCGGAACGCTGGCGGCCGGCGCGCTCGCGCTGTCCCTGACGGGGTGCGGGGACAGCGTGGACCCCATCGAACGCCTGGGCCGCAAGACGACTCAGGACCTGCAGGGGGCGGAGGGGGCGCAGGGGGCGGAGGGCTCGGACGCGTCGAAGGGCCCCAAGGACTCCAAGGACTCCAAGGACTCCAAGGACCCCAAGGGCGCCGGCCCCGCCTCCCCGGCGGGGACCGCGTCCCCGCCGGGGAGCCCGTCCGACGCGGCGTACAAGAAGTGGGGGCTGACGGCCCCCGTCGCCTACGCGCCGAAGCCCGCCCAGAAGCCCCAGATCCCGAAGGCGGGCCCGGGCAAGGTGCCGGTGATAGACCGAATACCCGTCCCGGCCGGGGAGAAGGTGGTCTTCCTGACCTTCGACGACGGCGCCGAGAAGGACCCCGAGTTCCTGAAGATGGCGGCCGACCTCAAGCTGCCGATCAGCATGTTCCTCACGGACAACGTGGCCTCGTCGGACTACGGGCACTTCGAGAAGCTCCGCGACAACGGCTCGGCGAGCACGATAAACAACCACACGCTGACGCACCCGAACCTCCGGACCCTGTCCTTCGAAGGGCAGAAGAAGGAGATATGCGGCCAGCAGGACCGCCTGGAGAAGCGCTTCGGCCAACGCCCGCCGTTTTTCCGCCCGCCCTTCGGCAACTACAACGACGACACCCTCCGGGCCGCCTCGGAGTGCGGAGTCTCGTCCCTGCTCCTGTGGCGGGTCTCGATGCAGATCAACAACTTCCAGTACGCCGAGGGCTCCGCCCTCCGCCCGGGCGACATCATCCTGGCCCACTTCCGCGGCCCGGGCGAGCTCAAGGGCGCGACGGAAACCCAGATGACGACGCGCATGCTCCAACGAATCCACGAGCAGGGCTACAGCATCGGCCGCCTGGAGGACTACCTGTAG
- the tsaD gene encoding tRNA (adenosine(37)-N6)-threonylcarbamoyltransferase complex transferase subunit TsaD, translated as MADEPLVLGIETSCDETGVGVVRGTTLLADAIASSVDEHARFGGVVPEVASRAHLEAMVPTIDRALKEAGVSPRDLDGIAVTAGPGLAGALLVGVSAAKAYAYALGKPLYGVNHLASHICVDQLEHGPLPEPTMALLVSGGHSSLLLAPDITSDVRPLGATIDDAAGEAFDKIARVLQLGFPGGPVIDRLAREGDPKAINFPRGLTGPRDAAYDFSFSGLKTAVARWIEAKRKAGEEVPVRDVAASFQEAVVDVLTRKAIRACKDEGVDHLMIGGGVAANSRLRSLAQERCDDAGIILRVPRPKLCTDNGAMVAALGAEMVKRNRPASDWDLSADSSLPVTDPHVPGVQGHGDGHGHGHAHAHDHDHDHDHVHELSKDNLYS; from the coding sequence ATGGCTGACGAACCGCTCGTCCTCGGCATCGAGACGTCCTGCGACGAGACCGGCGTCGGCGTCGTCCGCGGCACCACCCTGCTCGCGGACGCGATCGCGTCGAGTGTCGACGAGCACGCGCGCTTCGGCGGCGTCGTGCCCGAGGTGGCCTCGCGGGCCCACCTGGAGGCGATGGTCCCCACCATCGACCGCGCCCTGAAGGAGGCCGGGGTCAGCCCCCGCGACCTCGACGGCATCGCGGTCACGGCCGGACCGGGCCTCGCGGGGGCGCTGCTGGTGGGCGTCTCGGCGGCCAAGGCGTACGCGTACGCGCTGGGCAAGCCGCTGTACGGGGTGAACCACCTGGCCTCCCACATCTGCGTGGACCAGCTGGAGCACGGGCCGCTGCCCGAGCCGACGATGGCGCTGCTGGTCTCCGGCGGGCACTCCTCGCTGCTCCTGGCCCCGGACATCACCTCCGACGTACGGCCGCTCGGCGCGACCATCGACGACGCGGCGGGCGAAGCCTTCGACAAGATCGCGCGCGTGCTCCAGCTGGGCTTCCCCGGCGGTCCGGTCATCGACCGGCTCGCGCGCGAGGGCGACCCGAAGGCGATCAACTTCCCGCGCGGGCTGACGGGGCCGCGCGACGCGGCGTACGACTTCTCCTTCTCCGGGCTGAAGACGGCGGTGGCCCGCTGGATCGAGGCGAAGCGGAAGGCCGGCGAGGAGGTGCCGGTGCGCGATGTGGCGGCGTCCTTCCAGGAGGCCGTGGTGGACGTGCTGACGCGCAAGGCGATCCGTGCGTGCAAGGACGAGGGTGTCGACCACCTGATGATCGGCGGCGGTGTGGCGGCCAATTCCCGGCTGCGCTCGCTGGCGCAGGAGCGGTGCGACGACGCGGGGATCATCCTGCGGGTGCCGCGGCCGAAGCTGTGCACCGACAACGGCGCGATGGTGGCGGCGCTGGGCGCGGAGATGGTCAAGCGGAACCGTCCGGCCTCGGACTGGGACCTGTCGGCGGACTCCTCGCTGCCGGTGACGGACCCGCACGTGCCGGGCGTTCAGGGGCACGGGGACGGGCACGGACATGGCCACGCCCACGCCCACGACCACGACCACGACCACGACCACGTGCACGAGCTGAGCAAGGACAACCTGTACTCATGA